GAAGAGGCGATACGCCTTTTTGAATGAAATTGCATTCATCTGCAAGTTTTATAAAATAAGAATTCCTTATATTTTTATGGAAACTTACGTTAGTAAAGTAACAACGGCTGGTCAGATAACTCTTCCCAAGACGTTGAGAAAATTTCTTAAAGTGGAAGATGGGTCATTCATTCAATTTGAAAAAGTCGGTGATGCGATAGTTCTAAGGAAGCTAGATGCTGAAGAGCATATTTTGGCTTCTCTCAAAAAAAAGATCAAAAAGAGCGGTGTCACCAAAGAAAAGATTGCCGAACTAATTGAAGAATCATCGAAAGAGGCTTGGAAGGAGACTTATGCTAAGGATTTTTCTTGATGCGAGAAGGAAATGAATCTTTACTTCTCGAATGTGGAAAG
This region of Candidatus Thermoplasmatota archaeon genomic DNA includes:
- a CDS encoding AbrB/MazE/SpoVT family DNA-binding domain-containing protein, encoding METYVSKVTTAGQITLPKTLRKFLKVEDGSFIQFEKVGDAIVLRKLDAEEHILASLKKKIKKSGVTKEKIAELIEESSKEAWKETYAKDFS